CGCATGACCCTTGCTATTTCTCCGACATTACTTTCCATGCTTGATGATGATCTGATCGTGACACGCTTTCGTACACATCTAGCAAAGACCGTTGAATTGGCTGGGAAGGAAGTCAAACGAACCGCATCTATCCCCCAAGAACACCGTATCGCCAAAATGTACGTGGAGCGTTTTCGAGGCATCATTGCCTATTGCCGAAAGTGGGATTTTCAACTGATCAAGGCATTTCGGCATATCGCGGATAGCGAATGCCTCGAACTCATCACTTGCGCAGCCACGCACTCCTTTTTGCCCTATGTGGAAACAGAAGAGGCGATTCGGGCACAGCTTCAGGTGGGCATCGATACACATGAGCGGATTCTTGGAAGACGTCCGAAGGGGATTTGGCTGCCAGAGTGCGGGTATACACCAGGACTGGATCGTTTGCTAAAAGAGGCAGGACTTCGTTATTTCTTTGTAGACAGTCACACGATAGAGCATGCAACGCCATTACCTCGCAGAGGGGTGCTGGCTCCCTTGTTCACACCGCATGATGTGGCTGCCTTTGCCCGAGATGAAGTTGCTTCCCGCCAAGTGTGGAGCTCGATCGATGGTTATCCAGGGGACTATGACTACCGTGAATATTACAGGGATATCGGGTTTGACAGAGAGATGAGCTATATCGAGCCGTACATCCATCCTGACGGCATTCGTGTGCATACGGGTTTGAAATACTATCGGATCACTGGAAAAGAAGGGGATAAAGACTGGTATGAGCCAAGCTGGGCGCGCGAAAAAGCAGCGTCACATGCGGGACATTTCTTGTATCACCGAGAGCGTCAAGTGGAGGAAGCCAGTCACTGGATGGATCGCAAGCCATTGGTCGTCGCTACTTATGATGCGGAGCTGTTTGGTCATTGGTGGTTCGAGGGTCCGCAGTTTTTGGATTTTCTTATGCGCAAAACGGTGTGCGATTCAAAAGAAGTGAAATTAATGACACCATCTGAATATTTGGAGGAGTATCCAGAGCAGGATCGCGGTCACTTGCCGATGTCAACGTGGGGGAGAAATGGCTACGGAGAAGTCTGGCTGAACGAGAACAATGGCTGGATATACAGGCATCTGCATCAAGCGGAGCGGGAATTGATCACAGCGATTACGACCTATTCTGAAAAGAAAGGAGATCACCTTGCCTTACGCTGCCTCAAGCAGGCCGCACGCGAATTGATGCTGGCTCAAAGCAGTGATTGGGCGTTTATTTTAGATGGTCAAACGGTCACACAGTATGCGGTGCAACGCATTCATGACCATTTGGTTCGCATGCGGGCTCTCTTGGCGATGTATCGAGAGGAACAACTGGATGAAGAGGCAATTACGCAAGCAGAAGCTGACTTTCCGATCTTTCCTGACTTGGATATCACGTTCTATTTGCCTAAACAAACGCATAGAGTGAACGTATCGCGTCAATTGGTAGCGGCTACGCAAGGGCAGTCTTCGACAAAAACAGTTTTGATGCTTGCATGGGAATTTCCCCCTCATGTGGTAGGGGGGCTTGGTCGGGCTGTCTACGATCTCGCCAGGCATCTTGTCCAGCAAGGAATAGCGGTGCATGTGCTGACACGTGCGACAGATTCATGCTCCGTAGATGAAACGATGGAAGGGGTTCACGTACACCGTTTGCCTACGTACATTCCCTCTGAACAAGCTGATTTTCTGGCTTGGGTGTTTCAACTGAATTTGGCGATGGTCGATGCTACTTCCCAGCTCTGGTCACTCGGGGTGCGACCAGATATGATCCACGCTCACGATTGGCTAGTCAGCTGGGCTGCGATCGAACTGAAACGGAGGTACTCTCTACCGCTCGTCAGCACGATTCATGCATTGGAACATGGTCGGAATCAAGGCATTCATACAGCGTTGCAGCAAAGAATTCATGAGTGTGAACGTACACTAACACAAAGCTCTGACGCGATGATCGTTTGCAGCAAGTATATGGAGTCGGAAGTCATACGCCTGTTTGGAACAACAACATCCCAATTACGTGTTATTCACAATGGTGTCGATCTCATTCCTCTACCAGATGTTAATCGTGAGCAGCTTCGGCAGGAATTGGCGATAGGGGATGGTCCTATTCTCTTTTTTGTAGGCCGCTTGGTCCAGGAAAAAGGGGTTCACCTATTGTTCGAAGCCATGGCAAAGCTGCGTGCTGAGTTTCCGCATGCAAGGTTGCTTGTAGCTGGCAGAGGACCGATGCAGGATGAGTGGAAGCAGTTGGTTCATCAGATGGGACTTTCTGAACAGGTCCACTTCGTGGGCTTCGTAGACGATAGAAGGCGAAATGAACTGTTCGCCTTGGCTGATGTGGCGGTATTCCCGAGCCTGTATGAGCCTTTTGGAATTGTTGCGCTGGAAGCGATGGCTTTGGGTACGCCTGTTCTGGTTGCGGATACGGGAGGGCTGCGAGAGCTCGTTCGCCATGGCGAAAATGGCGCCATGATGTACACAGGCGATCCCGAATCGCTGACGAATCAGCTCCGCTGGCTACTGCGCGACCCTGATCAGCGGAATCGACTGGCCCAGACAGCTATGCAAGATGTTAAAGCGCTTTATAACTGGACACTTCTGGCTAGTCAAACCATCGATCTATACCGTTCACTGGGCGTACCCGCTTAAAATCGGCATGACAACATAGAATGCAACGATGAAGGAGGAAGAAAAGAAGATGAAGGCAGTCATCATGGCTGGGGGAAAAGGTACACGACTACGTCCGTTAACATGCCACACGCCAAAACCAATGGTGCCACTCTTAAACCGGCCTTGCATGGAGTACACGATTGAGCTATTGAAAAAGCATGGGATTACAGAGATAGCAGTGACACTCCAGTATCTGCCTGATGTTATCCGCGATACGTTTGGTGATGGAACTCGCTACGGTGTTTCGCTCGTCTATTTCGAAGAAACGATTCCGTTGGGCACGGCAGGCAGTGTGAAAAACTGCGCCGATTTTCTCAATGAGCGTTTTGTTGTAATCAGTGGAGATACGTTGACAGACATCGATTTGTCGGCAGCCATACGTTTCCATGAGCAAAATAACGCACTGGCTACGTTGATTTTGACGCGCGTGGAAACACCGCTGGAATTCGGAGTTGTCATGACAGATGAGGGCGGAC
The window above is part of the Brevibacillus antibioticus genome. Proteins encoded here:
- a CDS encoding 1,4-alpha-glucan branching protein domain-containing protein, translated to MHKGYLSLVLHAHLPYVRHGDRDDRLEERWVYEAMLECYLPLLMVFDKLLSDGIAFRMTLAISPTLLSMLDDDLIVTRFRTHLAKTVELAGKEVKRTASIPQEHRIAKMYVERFRGIIAYCRKWDFQLIKAFRHIADSECLELITCAATHSFLPYVETEEAIRAQLQVGIDTHERILGRRPKGIWLPECGYTPGLDRLLKEAGLRYFFVDSHTIEHATPLPRRGVLAPLFTPHDVAAFARDEVASRQVWSSIDGYPGDYDYREYYRDIGFDREMSYIEPYIHPDGIRVHTGLKYYRITGKEGDKDWYEPSWAREKAASHAGHFLYHRERQVEEASHWMDRKPLVVATYDAELFGHWWFEGPQFLDFLMRKTVCDSKEVKLMTPSEYLEEYPEQDRGHLPMSTWGRNGYGEVWLNENNGWIYRHLHQAERELITAITTYSEKKGDHLALRCLKQAARELMLAQSSDWAFILDGQTVTQYAVQRIHDHLVRMRALLAMYREEQLDEEAITQAEADFPIFPDLDITFYLPKQTHRVNVSRQLVAATQGQSSTKTVLMLAWEFPPHVVGGLGRAVYDLARHLVQQGIAVHVLTRATDSCSVDETMEGVHVHRLPTYIPSEQADFLAWVFQLNLAMVDATSQLWSLGVRPDMIHAHDWLVSWAAIELKRRYSLPLVSTIHALEHGRNQGIHTALQQRIHECERTLTQSSDAMIVCSKYMESEVIRLFGTTTSQLRVIHNGVDLIPLPDVNREQLRQELAIGDGPILFFVGRLVQEKGVHLLFEAMAKLRAEFPHARLLVAGRGPMQDEWKQLVHQMGLSEQVHFVGFVDDRRRNELFALADVAVFPSLYEPFGIVALEAMALGTPVLVADTGGLRELVRHGENGAMMYTGDPESLTNQLRWLLRDPDQRNRLAQTAMQDVKALYNWTLLASQTIDLYRSLGVPA